The following DNA comes from Methanosarcina vacuolata Z-761.
GATTCCAGAAGTTCAAAAATCGTAAAATTAAAATGAAAATATATTATCCATAATATATGATAAGAAATTCAATTTCTCACAGTCGTTATTTGTTGAACTGCAAGGATATCAAATAATGTAATTACTCCAGCCACGAAGAAGATTACTGAAGGTATTGTGCTATAAATAATAGAACCTCCTGTAGCTAATGAAAATAGAAAATAAAGCGCGTATAATGGACTTATAATTAAAATAGCCCACATAACGTATGTGAGTGCATCCTTACTCATATTTTCGCTATTGATTTCCGGTTTTTTATTTGGTTTCACATTTTTGCTATTGGTATCTGGTTTTTTATTTGGTTTCACATTTTCGCTATTAATATCTGGTTTTTTATTTGGTTTCATATTTTCGCTATTGGCATCTGGTTTTTTATTTGGTTTCACATTTTCGCTATTGATATCTGGTTTTTTATTTGGTTTCATATTTTTATGCTCCGAGTATCATTATTCATCGAATTGTCTCCTAATATTAATTAATAATGTAAAACATATATAATAATTTGAGCCTGGGGTAGTTTTTTCAAGAAAAGTTCCAGATAAGAAAGTTTAGGTGCAAAGTCTCTTGAATGAAAAAATAGTTATAATTGCGGTTTCCAGTAATTCACAATGCAGCTCTTTACCAGATACGAAGAAATAGAACCTTACGTCACAAAAGACGGTTCAATTATCCGCGAACTTATGCATCCGTCGGTCCACGGCAACTCAAATCAGAGCCTTGCCGAAGCCACTGTGCCAGCCGGAGGAAAAACCCTTCTTCACAAACACCACTTGACCGAAGAAATTTATCACATTACCGAAGGCAGCGGGATAATTACTCTTGGCTCTGAAGAATTCAAGGTCAAAAAAGGAGATACTGTTTGTATTTCTCCCGGCACTCCGCACAGAATTCAAAACACAGGAAATACGCCGCTGAAAATTCTCTGCTGCTGTGCGCCGGCTTATTCGCATGAGGATACGGAATTGGTGGAATGAATTCAGGAATCAAAAGAAACGTTTTTTGAGTGGAGAGTTCTCTTATATTAAGCAATTTGCTCCGATATGTTTGCATACTGAACACTTATTTCATTATACTCAGCATCATTGAGTCCATCCATTTTTCTCTTTTTAAGTAGCTTAGCCTGTTTTGACTTGTAAATCGCCAGGCAGTTCCTCCCCGCATCTTCTCTTGTGAAACATTTGTCTTCGATTTTCTCTATTTCAATTGAACTCAGTTGCTTCCCACTACCGGTTGTGAAATATCTTACATAAGGTTTGAATCCTGAATCCTTAAAAAGCATTTCAAAATCTTTTTTGTCATCTCACAGAACGAAACTCCTTTCTTTTTCGACCAGTTCCTTTTGATCAAGAATAAATATCTCCCGCCATCTTGGACTTTGCTGGAAAGTGAATACATAATGTCTGGAAGGTAAACAAGTTCAATTTCAGGTTGTGGTACAAAAAATCTAGCTTTGTTACAAAATCAGTGTAAACCTTCACAATTAAGAAAGTTAGTCACTCTCATCGCCGGGAAAAAGGTACACAAAGGTAAAAATCATAGTATCAAACTGCAGAAATATTATTTTTGCATCACAACTTTATGCGTGGCCTTAAGATCCTCTTTGTCTTGGCCGGGCTTCTCGAATTATTTTATTAGGGAAGCAATAGCACCATATTTAATTTGGTAAATGAGGTACAATAATCTTTAAAAATTGGATCATTTTTGAGGTCCTATTTAAGAAAGTAGTCCTAAGTTATCAAACTCTGTACTGATGATCCGCAGACCCTCCTCGCAATCCTCTGGAATTTTGCCACCTGCGATTACCAGCTTACCAGAACTGAATATAAGCACTACTAGTTTGGGAGCATCGATCCTGTAAACAAGCCCGGGAAATACTTCTGGCTCGTACTCAACGTTCTCCATGCCAAGGGCCATAACAATTGTGTTCAGGTTTAGGTTCGTTTTCAAATCAGCGGTGGCTACAATGTTCTGAACATGAACTTCAGGGTCTAGATCTATTTTATCGAAGCCGATGTCCTTTAGTGTGTTAGCCAGAGTGATTATGGCCTTATGGGCGTTCTCGACGCTCTTGGATCCGGTGCATACCACTTTTCCGGAAGTGAAAATTAAAAAAGCAGCTTTGGGATTCTGAATTCTGTATACGAGGCCGGGGAACTTCGCTTTGTTATATTCTGCGCCTTCCAACCCAGACTCCATTATTTTTACCAGGTCGAAATCTTCCGCCAACGTGGTGGATGCCACTATGTTCTGTATAGTTATTATAGACTCCATAAAACACATATCCTAAATGTTTTTAAATAGATGTAATTATCGGTTAAGACACAAAATGAGGTTCCATTACAAAAAAAATTATTAAATTTATACTCTAAAATAAATAAAAAGTCATTGGTCATCGGTTAAGGAATTTTTCTTGCCTGAAAGCTATCGATTTTGCACTTTAATCCTGATTAAACTTTTGCCTTTTTACATGGAATCGATACCTTGTTCCAGTCCACAATATATTAAAACCTTAACTCTGCCACGAATAGGGAATATCTTTTTCAATAACAATGCTCTTGATCATGTTTCACTCAGAATCATTAAAACACAGTATATAATTTTTCAGTGGGTCCCCCCGGAAAGAAAGATAACAAATTGATGTTTGAGCCTATAGGTCTCGAATTTAAAAATAAGCAAAAATGCAAAAATTACTTATTTTATACCCTATAGGAAATAAATTTCTCCATATTTTTCAGTTTATTTCAAACAAAATTTTCAAACAAAATTTTCGATATCTATAGAACAAATCGCATTAAATGTATAAAAAATCTCTGGTAATTTGAAAGCAATAGAGGGAAAAATGCAAAAATCCTTTAAAAAACAACATCAAAAGATACAATACTTGAATTGGTTTATTCCCTACGCGAAGGAGAGTCAAGGTTAAAATTTATAACAATTGTTGTGGAAATGGAGGCAATTTATCACGATTCCTCACTTAACCGAAGACGCATAACAGAGCCTTGCCGAAGCTACCGTGCCAGCCGGTGGAAAAACTATTCTTCACAAACATCACCTGACCGAAGAAATCTATCACATTACAGACGGTAGCGGGATAATGACTCTCGGTTCTGAAGAATTCGAGGTCAAAAAAGGGGATAACGTTTGTATTTCTCCCGGCACTCCGCACAGGATTCAAAACACAGGAAATACGCCGATGAAAATTCTCTGTTGCTGTTCGCCGGCTTATTCACATGAGGATACGGAATTGTTGGAATGAGTTAAATAAAATTAGATTCTTAAGAATTTTTCGTCTTTAAATAAAATGACCTTCGATTTCTCTTCTTTTTCGATTTCAGAGAGGATTTCAAATGCGGTATTAGCTGAATACTCGTGATCTGATTCCAGTAAACCTTTCAGCTGCTCTCTGTTTTTTACAGTACAAATCTCTACAAGTGCCTCTGCCGCACTCAGCCTCACATCTGAGTCATCATCTTTCAGTGCGTTTATTAGCGGCTGCACAGCTGTATCCGATTTAATATTTCCAAGTGCCTCTGCCACACTTCTCCGCACATATGAATCTTTATCTTTCAGTGCATTTATCAATGGTTTTACTGCTGTATCCGATTTTATGTTTCCAAGTGCCTTTGCCGCTCTCCACCGCACATATTCATCTTCATCTTTCAGTGCGTTAATTAGCGGCTGCACAGCTGTATCCGATTTAATATTTCCAAGTGCCTCTGCCACACTTCTCCGCACATATGAATCTTTATCTTTCAGTGCATTTATCAATGGTTTTACTGCTGTATCCGATTTTATGTTTCCAAGTGCCTTTGCCGCTCTCCACCGCACATATTCATCTTCATCTTTCAGTGCGTTAATTAGCGGCTGCACAGCTGTATCCGATTTGATATTTCCAAGTGCCTCTGCCACACTTCTCCGCACATTTGAATCTTCATCTTTGAGTGCGTTGATTAACGGCTGCACAGCTGTATCCGACTTGATATTTCCTAGTGATTCTGCCGCATATCGCCGCATATATGAATTTTCATCTTTGAGTGTATTGATTAGCAGTTGCACGGTTATATTCGACTTGATATTTCCAAGTGCCCCTGCTGCTCTCAACCGCACATTTGAATCTTCATCTCTGAATGTGTTGATTAGCAGCTGCATGGCTGTATCCGACTTAATATTTCCAAGTGTCTCTGCCGCATAATGCCGCACAAATAAATCTTCATCTTTGAGTGCGTTGATTAACGGCTGCACAGCTGTATCCGACTTGATATTTCCAAGTGCCTCTGCCACACTTCTCCGCACATATGAATCTTTATCTTTGAGTGCATTGATTAGGGGTTGCACTGCTTTATCCGATTTAATATTTCCAAGTGCCTCTGCCGCATAATGCCGCACATATAAATCTTTATCTTCGAGTGCGTTGATTAACGGCTGCACTGCTACATCCGACTTAATATTTCCGAGTGCCTTTGCTGCACTCCTCCTCACCTCTGAGTCTTTATCTTTGAGTGCGTTGATTAACGGCTGCACTGCTTTATCCGATTTAATATTTCCGAGTGCCTTTGCTGCACTCCTCCTCACTTCTGAGTCTTTATCTTTGAGTGCGTTGATTAACGGCTGCACTGCTTTATCCGATTTAATATTTCCGAGTGCCTTTACTGCACTCCTCCTCACTTCTGAGTCTTTATCTTTGAGTGCGTTGATTAACGGCTGCACTGCTACATCCGACTTAATATTTCCAAGTGCTTTTGTCGCATTCAGTCGCACCTCTGAATTTTCATCTTTAAGTGCGTTGATTAACGGCTGCACTGCTTTATCCGACTTAATATTTTCGAGTACCTTTGCCGCACTCCTCCTCACTTCTGAGTCTTTATCTTTGAGTGCGTTGATCAACGGCTGCACTGCTTTATCCGACTTAATATTTTCGAGTGCTTTTGTCGCATTCAGTCGCATCTCTAAATTTTTATCTTTAAGTGCATTAATTAACGGCTGCACTGCTTTATCCGACTTAATATTTCCAAGCGCTTTTGTCGCATTCAGTCGCACCTCTGAATTTTCATCTTTAAGTGCGTTGATTAACGGCTGCACTGCTTTATCCGACTTAATGTTTCTAAGTGCCTCTGCCGCTCTCCATCGTACACTTGGATTTTCATCTTTCATCGCATTGATTAGCAACTGCACGACTGTATCCGACTTAATATCTCCAAGTGCTTCTGCCACCCTCCGCTGCACATACCAAACTTCGTCTTTGAGTGCGTTGATTAGAAGCTGCACAGCTGTATCCGACTTGATAGTTCCAAGTGCCTTTGTTGCATTCAGTCGCACCTCTGAATTTTCATCTTTGAGTGCATTGATTAGGGGTTGCACTGCTTTATCCGACTTAATATTTCCAAGTGCCTCTGCCGCATAATGCCGCACAAATACATCTTCATCTTTGAGTGCATTGATCAGGGGTTGCACTGCTTTATCCGACTTGATATTTCCAAGTGCTTCTGCAGCCCTCTGCTGCACATACCAATCTTTATCTTTGAGTGCATTGATAAGGGGTTGCACTGCTTTATCCGACTTGGTCTTTCCAAGTGTCTCTGCTGCAATCTGTCGCATCTCTGAATCTTTATCATTCAGAAATTTAACTATTATACTAATTCCAGTGGTTCCTATTTTTCCCAGACTTTCTATATAACTTATTTTTTCCAGTTTATACCTAGAATCCATTTTATCGGCAAGTAAAACACACAGTTTTTCCTTTATTTTGTCACTTGCTTTATTTACGCACTTTGAAGCTAGGAAAATTTCGGGTTGAAATATTAACTTTTGATCTTCTTTTGGAAGCATTGAATCAATAAATTCGTCAATCGAGTCCAAATCTAGCATTTCAGAGGTGAATATCACAACTTCTTCCCATTTTGGATGACTAAATGCCTCCGATACATCAAATCCTGCTTCAAAAAGCTCTTTTAGCTTTATAGCTGCAAAATATTCCTGAAAAGACTGGTGGATTCCATATGATACATAATCATCATTTTTATAAAGTACTCCAAGATTGGAGCAGTCTTCAAGAATCAACTGAGGGCGAATTTCTTTAAATAGAGAATCTTCAGAACTTTTTTTGACAAATTTGAGAGCTTCAGAATATTTACATGAAACTTCATTTCTGCACTGAAGTTTAAAATACAGGTCAGTAAGGGCATTCTCAATTTGTATTCTATCTGCGTGAAGACTTTTTCCTTTTTCTTTCTGATGATTAAAAAGAGTAGAAATAAAAGCTTCGTACAATTCAGAACGGTTTGAAGGCAGTAAGTCATTGGAATTGTCTTTTCTTCCCATAGCAACTTTAATGGCGATGTAAAGCATCATCGGGTTAGATAGTATGGATTTTAGCTGTTGGTTGCTAAGGATTTTGTCTTTGAGAGTATCTGCTAGTTCTCCATTTGAAACGTATCGACTTATGAATACCTCTATTTTCTCGTCTGTTAGTTTTTCCAGTTCTGAGACTTTGAAACTATTTTTTACACTCTCAAAAAAGCCTGGTCTTGAAGAAATAACAAATCTACAATTGTTGTAATCAGCAATGAAATTTGAAATCTTATCGTAGGGATGGAACTCATCGGTAGTTGAAAGTAAATCAAAGCCGTCAAGGAGAATAATTACTTTTCCTTTCAATACCTTTTCTAGAGTGTTCTCTGAGATTCCTTTCTCTCTAGCTTTCATAGCGACGTATGCGTCAAAAGGTTTCTTTATGAATCGCTCTTCACTTATATAAGAGTTTAATTCAATGTATAGAGGAATGTTTTCGTTTTTTCTCTCAAGATAACTTTTAGCAAGAGTATAACTCAACCATTTAAGTGTGGTCGTTTTTCCTGAACCTGATTCCCCAGAAATAATAAGTTTTATCTCTTTCTCAACAAGTTCAAGAACTTCAAATTCTTGTTCTTTATTGCTTTCCTCATCGTGAAATTTTAAAGTTACTGGTAAAATTTCTTTAGCTGAAAGCTCTGTATATACTTCACTGATTCCGGTTTTTCCATCTTCGTCTATTATTTTATTTAGGTATTTTTCTAATGCTTTTTCAAAGTCTACGCCGGATTCTTTTTTATCTTGATTTTCTCCACCGCCCTTGATTACTTCTTTTATTTCCTGAACGTTATGAGATATTTCTTTGACGTCTTGAGATATCTCTTGAACTCCTTGATTTGTTTCTTGGACTGTTTTACATGTTTGTTTTGCTAAGTAGAGCCCAAGATAGTCTCTAAGTTCAGGTTCTTCTTCTATTTTGGTATCTATTATCTCAAAAAAGGAATTTAAGATTAAATCTGCATCTTCGTGGGAGAAATCCTCCTCACTGAATAATTCAAAAAACTCATTGATCAAAATGTTTGAGCAATCAAGCTTATCCGGGCTTTTCAGATATTTTTCGATTGCTTTTTCCACGTTTTCCTGATGAAAAAAAGTATCAATTTGTATTCCAGTCAATTTATAATTTTTATTTGAGAACTCTTCAATTGCTTTATCATATACTTTTGAAGAAGTATCAGAAATATATTCAGGGATATTCTTGAAAGACTCATATAAGAGGTTAGTAAATAAGCCTAAAGCTAATTCTGAAATAACCATTGTATCCCTGTTGATATGAAAATCTCTTCCTTAATTCTCAATCAACTCTTTATAAAATCATCTATATTAATTCTTTCTATTTTATTCGGTAAAGGCTGCTCTCCTCCGTCGAGCGTGACAAATCTTTCCTGATTCTTTATAATCAAATTCAAAGCTTTTTAGTAATTAGTGACTGTATCAATAGTCTTAATATGAAAATCGTAACTTGGAACTGTAATATGGCTTTCCGGAAGAAATAAAAACAAATTCTTCCTTATAATCCCGATTTATTGATTGTTTCTGAGTGTGAGCATCCGGATAAATTCAGCGATAAATTTTACGACGATGTTTTATGGATAGGTGATAACAGAAACAAGGGTCTGGGTGTTTTCAGTTTCAATGATTTTGAAATTGCAATCCATGAATCTTATTGTGAAAATTACAGATATGTCCTTCCTGTCACAGTGAACGGCGGTGAAGCAATGAATTTTATTGCTATCTGGTCTCAGAACAATAAAGAGGACCTAGGAAGGAGATACATTGGAGAAGTTTGGAAGTCACTGAATTACTATAAGGACTTGTTCAGATTTCCAACGATTATTGCAGGTGATTTCAACTGGAATGTTATCTGGGATCAGGGGAATCAGAAATATCCTCTTTACGGAACACTCACTGATGTAATTAATTTGTTAGAGCAATTTGATATTTTCAGTATGTATCATACTTTTACAAATACAGAGTTCGGGATTGAAAAGGAACCGACGCTTTATTTCAGGAAAAATCAGAAAACTCCTTATCATATAGATTATATTTTTGCGCCTTCTGAAATAATTAATCGCGGGAAATCGTTTTCGGTTGGTAAATATGAAGATTGGATTTCTCTGAGTGATCATATGCCTTTAATAGCAGAATTAGAATAACTACTCACTTCTTGGAACTTCTTTACGGAAATCTTGTATTATATTCTCTTTATCTGTCTTCTCTTATTATATGGGAAAGGCCGCTCTCCTACGTCGAGCGTGACAAAGACGACCCAATATGGCGAATATGGTTTCACGGGTTAATTTTTCCATTTATTGGGTTGAAATGAGGTTATTTTATCCTTTATTGTGATCTTCTACTGCTTTCTACAGTTTTTTAATTTATTCCCAATCTAAAAACAGCTCGGTTTTTAAGATTTCCTCCATTTCAATGCTTTCCAGGATCTCAAAAGCGAGATTTGCCGTAAATTCGTCTTCCGAGTCAAGTAAAGCCTGCAAACGTGGCCTGTCCTCTTCAGTACATATCTTTTTGAGAGTTCCGGCTACTTCGGCTTTTACAAAGCGGTTACAATCATAAAGGCTGTTGATAAGGGGTTCGACGGCCTTTTCAGGTTTTATCCTGCCGAGAGCTTTTGCAGCAGCCAACCGCGTAAAATCATCCGTATCCGTAAGGGCGGCAATAAGGTGATCAACTGCGTTTTCGGCTTTAATCTGGCCGAGAGCTTCGGCTGCTCCTGATCTTCCTTTATTATTTGGATCCATCAGCGCATCAATAAGAGGTTCTATAGCCTGGCTGGATTTTATTTTACCAAGGGCTTTTGCAGCTTCTTCTTTTACAGAGCCGTCGTTATCAAAAACCAGAATAGCTATCAGGGGCTGGAGAGCTTTTTTTGATTTTATCTGGCCGAGGGTGTCGGCAGCAAAACGGCGTACGGTTGCGTCCCTGGACTTGAGGGCACTGACCAGCGGAGGGATAGCTTTTTCACAATCAAAAAGGTTCAGGGATCCGGCTGCAAGCCTCCTGACTTCATCGTCCTCGTTATCAAGGGCGCTGATCAGGGATTCAAACGCTCTTTCACTTCTGTTTTCGGACAGGCTTTGCAGGGCTTTTGCTGTTTCTTTTCGCACAAGTTTATCTTCGTCTTTAAGAGCGTTATCAATGAACTCAAAGATCTGGTCCGATATGCAATCAGGAATCCCATAAGGATTTATCTGGCCAAGGGCTCTTACTGCTCCCTGCCTTGTGAAAGGGTCCTGAGACTTAAAAATCCTGATAAGGGGGTCAAGGACTTTTTCGCATTCCAGTTGCCCGAGTGCATTTGCAGCTTCCTTCCTGACAAAGCGGTTTTCATCCCCGAGGGCAAAAAGCAGCGGAGCAATGGCTTTTCTAACTTTCATCATTCCGAGAGCTTTTGCGGCTTCCAGTCGGACTAAATGACTGTTGTCCTGGAGTTTATTTATCAGGGTTTTAGCAGCTTTCTCGGACTTTATTTCTCCAAGGGATTCTACGGCTGTCTTTCTTACAAACTCGTCCTCATCCGAGAGTGCTGAAACGAGGGAGTCAAGCGTTTCCTCGGACCCTACTCCCCCGAGGGCTTTTGCAGCTTCCCTTCGGACGAAACGGCTTTCGTCCCCAAGCATATTGACGAATGTTCCGGAAGTTTTGTCCGATTTGATTTCTCCAAGGGCTTTTGTAGCGATCCAGCGTACAAATTCATCTTTATCTTCAAGGGCATCTACAAACGGTTCAACAGCCCTTTCCGACCTCATCCGGCCCAAGGCTTCAGCAGCTCCCAGCTGGACAAGTTTGTCTTCTTCCTGAAATGCTTTTATAAGGGCTTCCGCCACTTGCCTGGAATTTGTCTTTCCAAGGGCTCCTACAGCTCCAATCCGAACAAAGTCGTCTTTGGCCCCGAGTGCGGAAATAAGGACTTCCATCGCTTTCTCAGATCCAATCTGCATTAGCGCATTTGCAGCCTCCAGCCGGACAGCCCGGTTCTTATCTTCAAATGTGTCCCTGAGCAGTTCTATTGCTCTTTCGGACCCTATTAAGCCAAGAGACTTTATGGCTTCTATCCGTACAGAATAATCTGCATCCCCAACTGCAGCCTCAAGTGGAATAAGTGCCATCTCGGACCTGGTTTCCCCGAGCACTTTCGCAGTCTCTCTTTTTACCCTGATATCTTTATCTTTAAGTGCTCCAGTATTGGCCCTGATCCCACAGGCTCCGAGCCTTCCAAGGCTCTGAACAGCCTTTATTTTTTCTACAGTATACCTGCTGTCAAGTTTTCTGGCAAGCAAAGCACATAGCTTTCCTTTTGTTTCGGGACTGGCTCTCCCAGCACATTTTGAAGCCAGATACAAGTTTCCGCTTGAGACCATCAAATTTAAAAGTTCGTCTCCTGATTCGAGCAAGTCCGAGGTGAGCATTATCACATTCTCCCATCTCGGATTCCTGAAAGCCTTTGAGATATCCATCCCGTTTTCACAGTATGTTTTCAGCTTTAAAGCCGCAAAATATTCCTGAAAAACTCGATTTATTCCGAACTTTACTTCGGAACTCTTTCTTATCAGAAGTCCAAGCTCTAAGCAGGCCTGAAGGAGTTTTCCCGCCTTTAACCTACCAGACCTGCTGCACTCTGTAATCCTTCCAGATTTGCTGCACTCTGTTTTGCTGCACTCTGTTTTGCTGCATTCTGTAATCCTTCCAGAGCTGCTGGCTTCTATATATGATTCTGCCACTTCAAGGGCATAGCTATACTTACATGAAACCTTATTCTTGCACTGGAGTTTGAAGGCCAGATTCATAAGGACATTTTCAATATTTGTTCTTTCGGTGTTCAGCTCCTGAGAATCTATTCTTCCAGTACCTAGCTCCTGATAACTTATTCTGTAATCTTTAAAAAGCTCCGAAACAAAAACCTGATAGATTTCTGCCCGGACGAAAGGAATTGAATCAAAAAAATTAAAGTGCTGGACACCTTCATGTTTTCCTCTTCTTCCCATATGTGCCGTTGAAAGTTTGATCCAGAGATAAAGCAGCAGAGGATTCTGGAGGATAGGCTTTGACTGAATCTCACCCAGGCTTCTGGCTTTTAAAAGCTTTGCCTGTCTCTTATTGGGAACGTACTTTTCTATAAACAGCCTGATTTTTTCATCAGTCAATTTTTCAAGTTCGGAAAGTGCAAATGTACTTTTTAAACTATCAGACGGCTCGGGTCTAGAGGCAATAACATATCTACAGGCTTCATACTCGGAAATAAAATCGGAGATCTCATCAAAAGGGGAAAAATTCTCTGAAGGCATGAGCAAATCAAGCCCATCCAGTAACAGCAGGGCTTTTCCTTCGAGCAGCTTCTTAAAATCCGTCTCAGAAATGCCTTTTTTCGTTACCTCTGCTTTTAAGTAATTAGAAAAAGAACCTTTAACATAGGACTTAAGTTCTATATATATCGGAACAAATCCTTCTTTTTTCAGGAGGTATTCCCTGGCATAAACCGTACTCAGCCATTTTAGGGTGCTTGTCTTTCCTGAACCTGCTTCCCCGTAAATTATCAGGTGCCTTTCTTTTTCCACGATTTGTGAGATCTTGAAGTCATAGGCAAGAGAAACCCTTTCTTCAAAAAGCCTGCGCGTGATTGGTAGTATTTCTCTGGCGGATAATTCTACATAGTTAGAGTTTTTATCTCTATCTTCCAGTATTACGTTTTTCAGGTACGTCCCCATGTACCCGTTTGAACTACTTTCAGTTATAGACTCAGGCATAAGGTCCCCCCAAAATATCTAAATGGTATTTCCTTTCCAGATTCTATTCTTATTGTCAGGGGATCTTTTTTAGGTTTACTGCTTTCAGTATGTACCTTCAGTAAGTATCCTGACTATTTTCAGTAGGTATCCTGACTATTTTCAGCAGGTATCCGGACTATTTTCAGTAGGTATCCCGGACTTTTTCTACGACTTTCTTGTTATATGCATTTACGATGTCGCTTCGGGTAATGAGGCCGAGTAGTCTGGTTTTATCCTCTCTGTCCACGACTGGAAGCCTGCCTATTTGCTTTGAAGCAAAGCGTTTGAGGACCGCATCAAGGGTTTCATCAGGATAGGCAACTTCCAGACGCCGGGTGGCTATATCCTTTACTTTTTTGTCAACGTCTCCGGACTTTACTTTGCTCCGGAGGTCTGAAAGGGTTACTATACCTGAAAGTTTGCCTTTGGAATCAAGGACTGGAAAACCGACGTGGCGGCTTACCTGCATTAGGGTTGTAAGTGTCTCAACACTCTTCTCCTCAGAGACTGTCTGGACATATGTGATCATGGCGTCTTTTACAAACAAGGAGCTCATGATATCCACTTCCCTGCCTTTTCGGATCTTAAATCCTTTCCTGCGTAGGCCCTCCGTGAAAATGGACTCCGGATAAAGGGCATTTGACATCACATTGCTGAGTACGCAGGCAAACATGAGAGGAAGAATCATATTATAATCCCTTGTAATCTCAAAAAGGATCAGAATGGCAGTAAGGGGAGCCCTGGCAGTTCCGGCAAAGACTGCACCCATCCCGACCATAGCATATGCCCCTTGCTCAGCTAAGGTCCCCGGAAAAAACAGGTTTGCGACTGTCCAGAAAGCCCCTCCCAGCATTGCACCTGTAAAAAGGGAAGGGACAATCGTTCCTCCTGAGCCACCAGAGCCCAGGCTCAGGGAAAAAGCAAGGATCTTTAAAAAGAGCAGGATTATCAGGATCTTGAAAGTAAACTGGTTGTTGAGGACATCCGTTATTACAGTATAGCCCATTCCCATAACTCTGGGATAAAAAATACCCATTGCGCCGACTGCGAGCCCTCCCAGAGCAGGCTTGAAAACGGGATGGAAAGGGATTTCCGAAAAAATATCTTTTGTGTAGTAAAGCGTCCGGATCAGGACTGTAGAGACGATCCCCGCAAGAAGTCCGAGCACAAGGCAGAGTCCGAGTTCTTTGTAGGGGTTAATCAACTGGTAAGGCGAGATCTCTATAGGTTTTATTCCGAAAAGTGTGCTTGAGACAAGGGTTGCAAAGACCGAGGAAATAACTATCGGAATAAAAGTCCTGGTTTCAAGTTCCCCGTAGATTACCTCTACCACAAAGACAACCCCTGCAAGAGGGGCGTTAAACGCAGCTGCAATTCCGCCGGCAGCTCCACAGCCTAAAAGGATCTGAAGCTGCCTTTCCGTGCTATTCAGGATTTTTCCCATAAAAGCCCCGGTACCGGCTCCTGCAAGGATTCCGGGTGCTTCCTTTCCCAGGGAACCTCCTGAACTGATTGTGATTATTGAAGTAAAAACTTCCAGAAAAACATCCTTGAGATTAAGCCTTGCTCCGCGGAGGGTTACGGTTTCTATAAGCCCGTCAACGCCGTATTTCTTTTTCATCAGAAAATGGGAGATTAGTCCTACCAGCAAACCCCCAAAGGCAGGCACGAATAACACAT
Coding sequences within:
- a CDS encoding MFS transporter is translated as MKPNKKPDINSENVKPNKKPDANSENMKPNKKPDINSENVKPNKKPDTNSKNVKPNKKPEINSENMSKDALTYVMWAILIISPLYALYFLFSLATGGSIIYSTIPSVIFFVAGVITLFDILAVQQITTVRN
- a CDS encoding cupin domain-containing protein; protein product: MQLFTRYEEIEPYVTKDGSIIRELMHPSVHGNSNQSLAEATVPAGGKTLLHKHHLTEEIYHITEGSGIITLGSEEFKVKKGDTVCISPGTPHRIQNTGNTPLKILCCCAPAYSHEDTELVE
- a CDS encoding TATA-box-binding protein encodes the protein MESIITIQNIVASTTLAEDFDLVKIMESGLEGAEYNKAKFPGLVYRIQNPKAAFLIFTSGKVVCTGSKSVENAHKAIITLANTLKDIGFDKIDLDPEVHVQNIVATADLKTNLNLNTIVMALGMENVEYEPEVFPGLVYRIDAPKLVVLIFSSGKLVIAGGKIPEDCEEGLRIISTEFDNLGLLS
- a CDS encoding cupin domain-containing protein → MPAGGKTILHKHHLTEEIYHITDGSGIMTLGSEEFEVKKGDNVCISPGTPHRIQNTGNTPMKILCCCSPAYSHEDTELLE
- a CDS encoding HEAT repeat domain-containing protein is translated as MVISELALGLFTNLLYESFKNIPEYISDTSSKVYDKAIEEFSNKNYKLTGIQIDTFFHQENVEKAIEKYLKSPDKLDCSNILINEFFELFSEEDFSHEDADLILNSFFEIIDTKIEEEPELRDYLGLYLAKQTCKTVQETNQGVQEISQDVKEISHNVQEIKEVIKGGGENQDKKESGVDFEKALEKYLNKIIDEDGKTGISEVYTELSAKEILPVTLKFHDEESNKEQEFEVLELVEKEIKLIISGESGSGKTTTLKWLSYTLAKSYLERKNENIPLYIELNSYISEERFIKKPFDAYVAMKAREKGISENTLEKVLKGKVIILLDGFDLLSTTDEFHPYDKISNFIADYNNCRFVISSRPGFFESVKNSFKVSELEKLTDEKIEVFISRYVSNGELADTLKDKILSNQQLKSILSNPMMLYIAIKVAMGRKDNSNDLLPSNRSELYEAFISTLFNHQKEKGKSLHADRIQIENALTDLYFKLQCRNEVSCKYSEALKFVKKSSEDSLFKEIRPQLILEDCSNLGVLYKNDDYVSYGIHQSFQEYFAAIKLKELFEAGFDVSEAFSHPKWEEVVIFTSEMLDLDSIDEFIDSMLPKEDQKLIFQPEIFLASKCVNKASDKIKEKLCVLLADKMDSRYKLEKISYIESLGKIGTTGISIIVKFLNDKDSEMRQIAAETLGKTKSDKAVQPLINALKDKDWYVQQRAAEALGNIKSDKAVQPLINALKDEDVFVRHYAAEALGNIKSDKAVQPLINALKDENSEVRLNATKALGTIKSDTAVQLLINALKDEVWYVQRRVAEALGDIKSDTVVQLLINAMKDENPSVRWRAAEALRNIKSDKAVQPLINALKDENSEVRLNATKALGNIKSDKAVQPLINALKDKNLEMRLNATKALENIKSDKAVQPLINALKDKDSEVRRSAAKVLENIKSDKAVQPLINALKDENSEVRLNATKALGNIKSDVAVQPLINALKDKDSEVRRSAVKALGNIKSDKAVQPLINALKDKDSEVRRSAAKALGNIKSDKAVQPLINALKDKDSEVRRSAAKALGNIKSDVAVQPLINALEDKDLYVRHYAAEALGNIKSDKAVQPLINALKDKDSYVRRSVAEALGNIKSDTAVQPLINALKDEDLFVRHYAAETLGNIKSDTAMQLLINTFRDEDSNVRLRAAGALGNIKSNITVQLLINTLKDENSYMRRYAAESLGNIKSDTAVQPLINALKDEDSNVRRSVAEALGNIKSDTAVQPLINALKDEDEYVRWRAAKALGNIKSDTAVKPLINALKDKDSYVRRSVAEALGNIKSDTAVQPLINALKDEDEYVRWRAAKALGNIKSDTAVKPLINALKDKDSYVRRSVAEALGNIKSDTAVQPLINALKDDDSDVRLSAAEALVEICTVKNREQLKGLLESDHEYSANTAFEILSEIEKEEKSKVILFKDEKFLRI